TACAAAAAGGTAAATTCCGTGAAGATTTATTCCACCGCCTAAATGTAGTGCGTTTAAAGATACCCGCCCTGCGAGAACGTCCTGAAGATATCGAACGTTTAGCCGTACACTTTTTAGCAAAAAGCGCGAAAGAATTGCAAGTCGAAAGTAAAACACTTTCCGCTGAAGCGATTAAAACCATGCAGTTGTATCATTGGCCGGGAAATGTGCGTCAATTAGAAAATACCTGCCGCTGGTTAACTGTCATGGCACCTGGCGAACTAGTTGGTGATATCGACTTACCCGACGAGTTACAGCACACGCAAGTACAACCCGAAGCGCAAGGCGATTGGCTCGATGCCTTTCAAGTTTGGCTAAACCAAGAGCTTAAAAATGGCAAAGAGAATATTTGGCCAGCAGTACAAGCGCAACTTGAAACCCGCCTGATCAAAACCGCTTTAAATGCCTGCCACGGTCATAAACAAGATGCTGCACTTCGTATAGGTTGGGGCCGCAATACATTGACCCGAAAACTAAAAGAGCGCAATATTCAGGATAGTTAAAACTATTCTGAATATTATCTATGAAGTTACTAGAACATGTACCGCTGATTAAACAGCTAGAAATAATCAATCGCCTGCCTTTTTTTAGTGACTTCACCTTAGCTGAAAGACAAGTATTACTTGAATCCTTCAGTCATTTATATCTCGTTCAAAAAGACAAACATGCGTTCAGACGTTTCGAAAAAGATAACCGTTTGTTTATTATTCTAAGTGGTGAGCTCGCTATATTTAAAAAAGAAGAACTCAGTCAGCTCGGCAAGGTCGGTCCGGGTGAATTTATTGGCGAAGGCGCATTTATTTGTAAACGTGAACACAGTACCAATGCCAAAGCGCTAAGTGACAGTATTTTACTGACTATAACACCAGAAGCATTAACTCGCTTACCAAGTGTGATCAGAGAAAAAATTAAAGATAAAATAATTGAAGGAATGGGTCAGCGAATTGCAAAGCTAAATAGTTATATTGAGGAAAGTATGTAGGCGTATAACGCCTACATAGAACAAGTTAGTTTGCTAACAGCGCTTCAAACACACTGAATAATTTTTCTAGCTCTTCAATGGTGTTGTAGTGCATACAACCAATACGAACAACACCCCCTTTATCCATTACACCAAGCTGCTCACATAAGCCTTGCGCATAGAAGTTACCATCCCACACGCACATATGTTGCTTACCTAAGAACGCAGACACTTCACGCGGTGCTAAGCCTTCAAATGTTAAAGCAAAAGTTGGTGTACGCTCAGCAAGACGAGATTCATCTTCGATACCGTATAAACGGATCTGAGGAAAATCAGCAAGACGCTTTAAGAAGTACGCACTTAATGCCATTTCATGTTCTTTAGTATGAGCAAACGCCTGTGCTAAACGCTCACGACGTGGCGTGCTTTCTGGTAGGTCACTTAGACTAGCTATGTAGTCAATCGCGGCAATCAAACCCGCCAAACCTTCAAAGCTCTGAGTACCAGTTTCCCAACGACCTGGGATCACGTCTTTTGCTGGTTCTACTTTGTATGGCGTAAAACTTTCTAAATGTTCACGCTTACCATAAACAATCCCTACGTGTGGGCCAAAGAACTTGTAAGCCGAGCAAGCTAAGAAATCACAATTAAGAGCTTGTACATCGATAAGCTCATGAGGCGCGTAGTGAACCGCATCTACATACACCAATGCACCAACTTGGTGCGCAAGTTCAACGATCTGTTTAATATCGTTAATAGAACCCGTGGTGTTCGACGCATAAGTCACTGCAACTAGCTTAGTCTTGTCATTTAACAATGACTTGTAGTGTGCTAAATCTAGAGTGCAATCCGCTTCATTGATTTTTACAGCATGTACAAGTGCGCCTTTATCTTCAGCAGCCTGACGCCAAGAAGACACATTTGAGAAGTGATCGGCATTGGTCACAATCACCTCATCACCCGCTTGCCAGTCACGTGATATCGCACGGCTAAAGCTAAATGTTAGACTCGTCATGTTCGCGCCAAACACGATTTGCTCTTTGCTAGGCGCATTTAATAAATCAGCAACTGCTTGACGCGCATTGTCCATTAAACTGACAGTTTTATCGCTTGAGAAGAATGCACCACCTAAATTTGAGTTGTAGTAACCCAAATAAGCCGACATCGCACTCAACACTGACTGAGGTACTTGCGAGCCACCCGGACCATCAAGGAAAATAGGAGATTGACCACTCACCTGCTGCATAAGTGCAGGGAACTGACGACGCAATTTTTGTAGTTCCATCCTAGCCTCTTACGCTGTAAACACGAAGCAATCTAAATAACCAACTTCATCGGCATTTAGTTTATTCATCGGTGTGGCGTTGTGCCAAACTTCACGGTCATTCACAAGTGCAAACAAACCGTCTTTGATTTCCATCTTGAAGCAAGGCTCAGCTTCTTTGTGCTCGTATACCAGCAGCTCACCGCCTGCGATATTTTCATGAGAGACGCCACATACACATACATGATCAAAACCATCTTGGTGAACACCTTCTGGTGCCGGTGGTGTGTCGCTTTCAATCGCTAACATTCTGAACTGATGAACTTCGATGTCACGGCTCTCTTCAATGCCTGTCATCGCTCTGAATTCAGTCAGTAAATGTTTAAATGCATCGCTGTTAATTAAATCGGTTTCTAAATTCTCATAAACGCGCTCAATATTACCCTGAAAGTTGTTAATTGAGTCGTCTTGAACAAACGCTTTAGTTGGCTGAAGGCTTACTTCATTATCAACAAACTTCAATACCGAATAACGACGTTTACGGAAAGCACCGTCTGCATATGGGTTATCAGGTAGATGATCAAAGAATGGTTTTACACCTTCAATATGAGGCTGTTGAATAAAACGTAATTGAAGCAAATTCTGGTTGTTTACTGCTGTCATGTTGCTCTCGTTTATGATTATAGAATTGGCGCAGATCTTAATCTATTTCGAGCAGTTAATTGATTTAAATTACACACACAAACATCAATAATTACATTGATAATGCATTTTAGGAATTTATAAGGCTAAATTTTCTAATTTTAAAAAGGCTGAAAATTTTGCAATTAAACTGGTCGGTCCAGAATAAAAATAGCTCAGTTAAAGCGATAAGCGATAAGCGATAAGCGATAAGCGATAAGCGATAAGCGATAAGCGATAAGCGATAAGCGATAAGCGATAAGCGATAAGCGATAAGCGATAAGCGATAAGCGATAAGCGATAAGCGATAAGCGATAAGCGATAAGCGATAAGCGATAAGCGATAAGCGATAAGCGATAAGCGATAAGCGAAATTAATAATTAATCACCTTATAAGGCAATTAAGAATTAATATAGAAGATCCCGACAAAACAGACGAAAGTTAAAAATTATATTTGAGTTAAAAACTAATCTAATAAGGGGGTTGGTAAAAATATTTTTAAGGTAAGGAAATTGGTTGCGGGAGCCGGATTTGAACCGACGACCTTTGTGAATAATAAGAGAGAGTCCGACGAAACAGACGAAAGTTAAAAATTATTTTTGAGTTAAAAACTAATCTAATAAGGGGATTTGATAAAAAGATTTTTAAGGTAAGAAAGTTGGTTGCGGGAGCCGGATTTGAACCGACGACCTTCGGGTTATGAGCCCGACGAGCTACCAGGCTGCTCCATCCCGCGTCAGATGGTTTGCATAAGCAAACGAGCCCTAGAATTTTGAATTCACTCTAGAAGAATTGGTTGCGGGAGCCGGATTTGAACCGACGACCTTCGGGTTATGAGCCCGACGAGCTACCAGGCTGCTCCATCCCGCGTCCGAATGGTTTGCATAAGCAAACAAGCCTTAGAGGTTTTAATTCTCTCTAAAAGAATTGGTTGCGGGAGCCGGATTTGAACCGACGACCTTCGGGTTATGAGCCCGACGAGCTACCAGGCTGCTCCATCCCGCGCCTGTAACATTAAAATAAATTGAATTATTTTAATGAGTTTTGAAAGGTCTCCCTTTCAAGAGGTCGCTATAATAATGGATTAAATTTTTATTGCAAGGCATAAAACACGAAATCGCGTTCAAATGGATAAAAATAAAACAAAAGTCTAGCAAAGTACCGAAAAAGCTAGCATTACCAGCTAGCTTTTTAACATTTACTCAACAATACGCTGGTGAGGCGTGATCAGCTTTTGGAATTGCCAATCTGGGTGACCCATAACGATAAAATCTGGATTTTCTGTGGTTTCGCGCTGATTATAAGTTAAAGGGTTAAACTCAGAATCAGTGATACAGCCACCGGCTTCTTCTACAATTACTTGTGAAGCGCCTGTATCCCACTCGCCTGTTGGGCCAATTCTTAAAAAACAATCGGCTTTGCCTTCAGCGATAATGCACGCCTTGAGTGAGCATGAGCCAAGCGCAACGGTATCAAATTGACTATTCAAATACTGGCTAACTGCTTCGAGTTTTTGCCTGCGGCTCACCGCCAAAGTTAAGTTATCTGGTGAGGCAACGCTAATTTGCTGCTGTGCTTCACCTACTCGCTTAAATGCACCGAAGCCTGCATAAGCAAAGTATGTAGTATTTTTAGCAGGCCAGAAAATCACCCCAAGCACAGGTTTGTTGTTTTCTATTAATGCAATATTTACCGCAAAATCACCACTTTGCAGAATAAACTCGCCAGTGCCATCCATAGGATCAAGTAACCAATAACGCTGCCACTCACGGCGTTTTTCAAGGGCAGGAATAGGCGTTTCTTCAGACATAATAGGAATATCAGGCGCTATAGCTTGTAAACCTGCCACCAGTACCTCGTTTGAGGCTAAGTCAGCTTTGGTGACCGGTGTGTGGTCAGACTTTTCTTGCTGACCTATGTCATCTTGTTTATAGATATCCATAATCGCTTGCCCTGCTTTTTGGGCAAGCGCAATACACGGCTCTAATAATGACTGCATATGCTACTCCTTTTCTGCTAGAAAGGTTTGTAACAGCATAAGCGCTGCTACACTTCGAGCTTCAGTAAAGTCTTCTTGCTCAAGCAAAGACTGCCATTCCTCTAATGGCCATTTTACAACCACCAGCGGCTCAGGTTCATCACCTTCTAAACTTTCTTGGTAGAGATTTTGCGCAACCAAAATGTGCATGCGAGCATTAAAATAACTTGGTGCCAGTGACAATGTTTTTAACTCATCAAACTGCTCAGCGCCCATACCTACTTCTTCTTTTAGCTCGCGGTTGCCTGCTTGCTTTGCGGTTTCCCCAGGGTCAATTAAGCCTTTAGGAAAGCCAAGCTGGTAGTTATGCGTGCCCGCGCAATATTCTCTGACTAATAAAAGTTCGTTGTCAGCAGTGATTGGCACCACCATCACAGCACCTCGACCACCGCCTCGAATTCGTTCATATTGGCGCTGCTCACCATTTGAAAAGGTCAAATCTAGGGATTCAACGGTAAAGAGTTTACTTTTGGCCACTACATCGCAGTGGATAATTTCAGGTGGGTTTGGATGCTTTTTCTGTGACATAGGCGTTTATTTGCTAATATGGCAGTTAACTTAATCATAAAGCCTTTAACGACAAATGCCTATGTTAAATTGGTCAAAAATCGATACCGTTTTATTAGATATGGACGGCACCCTGCTCGATCTGCATTTTGATAACCATTTTTGGTTAAATGTGATCCCCGAACAGCTCGCAAAAAAACACAATATCAGTGTCGCAAAAGCTTTTGCTGATATAGAAAAGCGCTACCAAGCTGTAGAAGGAAAAATACAGTGGTACTGCTTAGATTATTGGCAAAAAGAACTCGATCTCCCCATTATGGAACTTAAACGAGAGATACAGCACCTGATCACTGTACGTGATGATGTACCAGAGTTTTTAAAAGCGTTAAAAGCAGCAGGAAAAGAGTTAATTCTACTCACCAATGCACACCCTGATAGCTTAAGCTTAAAAGTAGAGCGCACTCAGTTTGATCAATACCTCGATAAGCTGATTTCAACCCATGAGTATGGTGTGAGTAAAGAATGTCAAAGTTTATGGCAGCAAGTTCAAGCTGATTTAGGTTTTGATAAAAGTAAAACTTTATTCGTCGATGACAGTTTAAGCGTATTAGCTTCAGCTAAACAATTTGGCATTGAGCACTTATTAGCTGTTGCTAACCCAGATAGCAAACAGCCAGTGAAAGACATCACTGGCTATTTATCAATTACTGACTATCGCACTTTATTGCCGATAGCTTAACTCAAATATCATGCAGGGTAGCGTGCTTGAAGCCCTGCATAAACTTGCTTAGCAAAATCAGCATGCTCAGTGTCTAGGCTTTTCACAACTTCAACCAGATGCTCATTGTCTTCTTGACCATTCCATACTTTGATATAAGAGCCATCTTTATAACCGTGATCTTGACGGAAGAAGTTCAGCGTATTCTTGCCCACATAACCACGATATAAATCATCAATGCTCATGCCGATTTGCTGCATACAACCAGCAAATGCTTGCGCGTTGAAAGACTTATCAGCCACTGCGCTCGCAGCTAGTTGCTCAAGTGTTTGTTTAAAGTCTTCAGCAAGTTGCGGCTCGCTTAATTCTTTTTCAAGCTCAGTTGCTAGCTGCTCATAGCTTTTAACGCCATCAATTCGTAGCGATAAGCCGAAGTGGAAAATATCCACCAGCTCTAAAATCACTTGCTCAGTATCTGGTGTTTGCTTTTTCCACCACTTCCAACCGTAGTGATCTAGCATTTCAGCACACTCAACCCAAATAGCGCGATACCATTCAAACCCCTGGTTAAACCATTGCTCATGAACCTTAGTGTTCATGGCGTTTTGCATTTCTAGCATAACGACTAGTTTTGTTGTGTTCGCAGACATGGTGCGCTTCCTAATTTCGTTTTTTAATTAATGACTATAATACCCAACAGAGTTATCTGTTCTCAAGTCGATTGTAATCGAACACCCCATATTCGATGCCCTTGTACTGCTTAGCCACCTCATGCAACAGATCACTATATTGCCAAAATTGCGGATGACTTCGACGTATTGCGAATTGCTGTTTTAGAGCTCTGTAGTCGGCCTCACTTTGCATGCTATGCATATTTTCAACAAAGCTATGAACATGCTCCGAATTAGGTAAATACCATATGGCAGCAGGGTAATCTCCTATAAACCCAGGAACTAGGGTCGCAGTATCTTCATCGTAAGCACGCTGACCTTCTTCATTCAATAAACTCGAAATATTGTAGTGCGCGTTATGATGAATAAGCGTATACGCTTTATGCTGCTCGCCGTGCTTGACTAAAATAAATGACACTTGAGGCAGTAAGTTAATGGCTTTGCTCGGTAACGCATTGAGTTTTGCCAATGGCTTAGATACCAAGTTATAGGCATAGCGCTCACTTAAGATAGGCTGCAAATGCTGTTTAAACTTAGTGTATAGCTCGAGCTTAGGCTCAGCGGTGGTAAATTGCATCCCCGTCGGGGCAGCTAGGGTGGTTTTACGATTAATAAACTCACTTAAACTTAAATGCGATTTACGGTACCAGTGATTTTTGACTTTTTGCCTTTCATCTTGCGGCAGCAAATTAATAAAGTTCTGTTCGCCCTCAAGACGTAAAAAGTCCATATATAAACGAGTAATCAACTGATGTCCGACATTGCCATACACATCAAACCCTGCCACCAGCAAATAATGAATACGTTCAAACAGAGCATAATCTAATAACCACATCGTTTTTGGTGGTTGGCCAACAAAGCCCTTTACCACTGTTGCACTGTCGAAGTGGCGAAATACAGTGAGTGCTGCATTACGGTTATGTCCATCACCTTGCCAAATTAAATCTGTGGTTAAATTACTGCCATCGGCAAATACTTGATTCGCTAATTTAGTTTTGGCATTTAAGTACTCATGTTGGCGAGTTGCATATTTTGCCCAACTCGAAAGTGGTAAAGCATTGCTTTGTTCGGCTGCGGGTAATGCTAATTCATCATTATGATTTAACAAAAACTCACTGATTTTCGGTGAACTGTTTTTGTCAGGATCCACAAAGGCGACCCAAAAATGATCGTTAATCACATTCAATGCAATTTGCCCGCGGCAAACCGGCCCTTTGATAAAGCCACTAATAATCAAATGCGCTTCATCTAACATAAACTGATATTTAGACTTAACAGGTAACTGCGCAAAACTCTTAAAGGGATTCGAAGCTACCTCAGGCGCATAACCTGGTAAACTCGAAACCACATAATCCGCATCAATAAACTGTGCTTTTAAACGCGCTAACTTTTGCGGGTTGATTGCCAACGGCATATGGGTTTTCGACAAAACTGTGCCGCGCTGATGTTGAAAACGGTAATATACGCGCTCAACGTTTGGCTCATCAAAAGGTCGGCGTGTCGCGATAATTTCAATTGCCTGCCCCGGTGGTGTTTTAGAGCGTACTAATTTAAAAAAGCTCGGCGAGTCTGATTTATTGGCTTCATTAAAGTAAATATTCGCCAAATACCAATGCTCGTATATATAACGCGCTGACAAACGCGTCTTGAGATTATCTTGGTTTAGAAACGCTTCCCAGATTTCAATTTGTGCAAGCTCCGTTAAGGTCGGCGGCGCAATCTGAGCCATTTTAGCACCGCTTTTTAACCAATCGTGTAATACAGCAAATTCACTTTGCTCTAACGCTGGTAAACCATAAGGCATGCCCGCATGAGGCTGCTTTTGGGCATAACTGTCAAACTCTTCGATGCTCGGGCAAGTGGCCGTTCTGTCTAGGCTAAAATCAAATTCATCACCAAGCACTTGCTGTGCAGGTAATTCAGCATTTTGTTTTAATAATAATGAACGATACATCACAGAGGCTGCTAAATTTGCATCTGCACTTTGCTGATGCTCGTTAAGCACCGCGGTAAAACCTTTGTCGCGCCATTGTTGTGTAGATGTGGCATCTATCAGTAAACGTGACGGCGTTTGCGCCAACAAACGAGTACCGTCATAAACAGGCTCTTTACTCAAGCCTCGGTCAATGCCTTCTGGAGAGGAGAGCTTCAGCTGACATGGTGCATCATAACAACCATGGCATACCACACAGCGCTGCTCAATAATCGGCTTTACGTCATTCAGATATTGTGTCGCATGAGGCGTGTTTGCAACAACTTCGCGCTGCTGTGTTTGTGCTGGTCCAAACAAGGTTTCGTAGTGGTTGGCAGCAAGTGCAACACAACCACTTAGAAAAAGTAGGCAAGTAAGTACAAATCCTTTTTTAAAAGGCATTAGGCCTCCTCGTCTTCATCGCCTAGGTCAAATGTCGGCATCATCTCAACTGGGGGAGAAATAAAGACTTGCTCACCACTACTGACGACGGCACTTAAGACAGGGCCTCGGTTAAGTAGTAACTGAGCTTGATGTGCTTCGCTAATTACAGGTTTAAAATCAGAATTATCTGCAAATAGCTGGTAGGTTTCTAAATTAATACTAATGCTTTGATCTTCTGCTGGGTTTTGGCACAGATTGGCAAGTAAGATTTCGTCTAAGATCACACTCAAAGTTAGGTCAGAGGCTTCTAAGTCGCGCTGCTCAATGTACTCATCGAGTAAAAAAAGCGGCAGTGTAAGTGGTGTGTTTTGTTCTAATTCCATGATAATTGTTCAGGATAAGTGATCATTGCCACAAGTTTAGCAAACCTAACCTGAACACGCGACGAACAGAGAGCAAAGCCTGCTATCTGTTCGTAATCTATATGCTTCGTTTTACCAAGGTAAAATGTCACCGTTTGAGTGCCAGAAACTACCTGTATTGCCTAAGTTCAGCTCTTCGATGCGTTGTATTAATCGCTCTGCAGCAACTTGAGGTGAGATATCACCGGCGAAGTTAACCATCTGAGTTTGTACAAAGCCCGGATGTAATAAAGCAACTGCCACACCTTTAGGTTTTAGTTCGTGCGCTAAACTGACACCGGCTGCATTGAGTGCTGCCTTTGACATACGGTAACCAATGTAAGCACCTGAGCCATTATCAGCGATTGAGCCCATACGACTGGTGATCATCGCTACTTTACTGCCATTGCTTAAGTTAGTTTGCAAAGCGTGTGTGACTCGTACTGGCGCTACCGCATTGATCTGAAGTTGGGCATTGATGGCCTCAAAGTCCATATTGGCGAGGCTTTCGTTTTCAAAAATACCCGCGTTGTTAATCAACACATCAATAGCTGTACCGCTAAGCGCTGATGCTAATCGAGCAACATCATCACCTTGGCTTACGTCAATACCTTCGATGACGTTAACCGATAATTCTTCTAGTTCAGCTGATGGCTTACGAACAACTGCGGTTACTTCAAAACCTTGCGCTAAATACTGCTTTGCGAACTCAAGGCCGATACCGCGATTTGCCCCAGTAATCACCACATGTTTTGTCATTGTATTCTCCTAGCATCTTCTAATGCTTACTGAACTTGGGGCAAATACCTTTAATATCAAGCATCCAAATCAATATCGTCATTACAAGACTGCATAATTGAGAATACTGCACCTTGCGGATCTGTGATAACGGCAAAACGCCCGATATTTGGAATATCAGTAGGTGGAACGCAAACTTGCCCGCCTAAAGACGCCGCTTTTTCAGACATCGCATCACAATCAGCCACCGCAAAATAGATCATCCAATGGGGTGGTATGCCCTCCCACTCTTCGGTCATTTCGAGCATGCCAGCAACAGGCCCTTGTTCATTACAAAACAAGGTATAATCCATTTGCTCCATTTTTTCGACTTGGATGTGCCAACCTAATAACTCACTATAAAACTGTCCAATTTTCTCATTGCCTCGACAAGCAAGTTCATGCCAATAAGGCGTGTTTTTCTCTAAGACTCTCTGTGTACCAATATGTTCATTAGCTTGCCAAAATGCCACAAACGCGCCGTCAGGGTCGCTGATCATCACCATACGACCTGCACTCATCACATCACAAGGACCATGAATAACAGTAGCACCTAATCCCTTTGCTTTATCGGCGATAGCATCAACATCATTTACGGCAATATAACCTAACCAATGACTGGGAATATTCGCCTCTTTTTGCTCAGGCATCATTTGATACATGGCCGCGATATCATCTGCTTGCTTCTTTAGCATAGTGTAATAACAATCTTCTCCGATTGGCTGATCGTCAAACTGCCAATCAAAGAGTTGCGTATAGAATTGTTTTCCACCCGCCCAATCTGATGAACATAGTTCTGCCCAACAAAAAGCTGAAATTGGTGATGAAGTGACTTTGGCCATAGTTAGTTCCTTGTTGTTGTTTGCATTAATTAGTTAGTTGAATAAAGCTTAATTAGCAAGTGGAAGCAATAAAAAAGCCCGTATTTAGCCTTGTAAATACTTCACTTAGAGGTGAGTATGGTGCGCCAATCTTACCAATCCGCAACAACATTCAATCATTTTGAGGGATAAAACCTGATGATAGCTGCGTTAAAGTAGACCACTTAGATAAGCAGGTTGGTATGACAATTTTGGAACTTAAAATACAGGAAAGAAAAAAGCCAGCAATCGCTGGCTTTTAGTATCTATGAATTTAGTTGTTATCTAGCGTTTTACTTTTACACGCTTAACCGAAATAAGTTTTGCTTCAACGCGTCGGTTTTGTGCATGAGCTTCTTCAGTGTTTGCTGCATTTTTTAAACGCTCTTCACCATAGCCTATCGCACTCACTCGACTTGCATCGATACCTTCTTCAATTAATTGCTTTGCAACTGCGTCAGCACGCTTTTGCGAAAGCCATTTGTTATATTTCGCCTTTCCTACTGAAGAAGTATGCCCTTCTAGACGAACTGTTGTCTCAGGGAATTCATTTAAGAATTTCACTACAGCATCAATATCACGCAAATACTGCTGAGAGACAGCTGAATTATTATTTGGGAAACGAACTAATAAACTCACTGTCACTTCTTCATCTTTATAAAGCGTACAACCACTTGCATCTACTGCATCTGTCATTGGCGTATTAGCACAGCGGTCTTCAGCATCAATGATGCCATCTTTGTCGGCATCTTTAGGTGCTTGCACAACAGGCTTAGGCTCTGGTTTTGAAATAGGAGCTGGAGCCGGTGCAGCCTTAACAGGTTTAGATGCTGTAGCACCAAACGCATAGTTAATACCCAACTTTGCACCTACATCGGTGTAGCCACGATCAAGGCCTTGATAAAGTGCTGTTTCAGCATTTACAAATAAATTGTCTGTTAAATCGTGGCGATAGCCTGCACCCACATTAGCAAATGTATTTGATGTGAAAGCATCGATTGATTTAAGACCAAACAACGCATAGAAAGGGCCACCATCAAAGTGATAAAGTCCATCAACACCAAAACGAT
The Pseudoalteromonas phenolica genome window above contains:
- a CDS encoding cyclic nucleotide-binding domain-containing protein, encoding MKLLEHVPLIKQLEIINRLPFFSDFTLAERQVLLESFSHLYLVQKDKHAFRRFEKDNRLFIILSGELAIFKKEELSQLGKVGPGEFIGEGAFICKREHSTNAKALSDSILLTITPEALTRLPSVIREKIKDKIIEGMGQRIAKLNSYIEESM
- a CDS encoding cysteine desulfurase-like protein gives rise to the protein MELQKLRRQFPALMQQVSGQSPIFLDGPGGSQVPQSVLSAMSAYLGYYNSNLGGAFFSSDKTVSLMDNARQAVADLLNAPSKEQIVFGANMTSLTFSFSRAISRDWQAGDEVIVTNADHFSNVSSWRQAAEDKGALVHAVKINEADCTLDLAHYKSLLNDKTKLVAVTYASNTTGSINDIKQIVELAHQVGALVYVDAVHYAPHELIDVQALNCDFLACSAYKFFGPHVGIVYGKREHLESFTPYKVEPAKDVIPGRWETGTQSFEGLAGLIAAIDYIASLSDLPESTPRRERLAQAFAHTKEHEMALSAYFLKRLADFPQIRLYGIEDESRLAERTPTFALTFEGLAPREVSAFLGKQHMCVWDGNFYAQGLCEQLGVMDKGGVVRIGCMHYNTIEELEKLFSVFEALLAN
- a CDS encoding 2OG-Fe dioxygenase family protein; the protein is MTAVNNQNLLQLRFIQQPHIEGVKPFFDHLPDNPYADGAFRKRRYSVLKFVDNEVSLQPTKAFVQDDSINNFQGNIERVYENLETDLINSDAFKHLLTEFRAMTGIEESRDIEVHQFRMLAIESDTPPAPEGVHQDGFDHVCVCGVSHENIAGGELLVYEHKEAEPCFKMEIKDGLFALVNDREVWHNATPMNKLNADEVGYLDCFVFTA
- the cysQ gene encoding 3'(2'),5'-bisphosphate nucleotidase CysQ codes for the protein MQSLLEPCIALAQKAGQAIMDIYKQDDIGQQEKSDHTPVTKADLASNEVLVAGLQAIAPDIPIMSEETPIPALEKRREWQRYWLLDPMDGTGEFILQSGDFAVNIALIENNKPVLGVIFWPAKNTTYFAYAGFGAFKRVGEAQQQISVASPDNLTLAVSRRQKLEAVSQYLNSQFDTVALGSCSLKACIIAEGKADCFLRIGPTGEWDTGASQVIVEEAGGCITDSEFNPLTYNQRETTENPDFIVMGHPDWQFQKLITPHQRIVE
- the nudE gene encoding ADP compounds hydrolase NudE, giving the protein MSQKKHPNPPEIIHCDVVAKSKLFTVESLDLTFSNGEQRQYERIRGGGRGAVMVVPITADNELLLVREYCAGTHNYQLGFPKGLIDPGETAKQAGNRELKEEVGMGAEQFDELKTLSLAPSYFNARMHILVAQNLYQESLEGDEPEPLVVVKWPLEEWQSLLEQEDFTEARSVAALMLLQTFLAEKE
- the yrfG gene encoding GMP/IMP nucleotidase, with protein sequence MLNWSKIDTVLLDMDGTLLDLHFDNHFWLNVIPEQLAKKHNISVAKAFADIEKRYQAVEGKIQWYCLDYWQKELDLPIMELKREIQHLITVRDDVPEFLKALKAAGKELILLTNAHPDSLSLKVERTQFDQYLDKLISTHEYGVSKECQSLWQQVQADLGFDKSKTLFVDDSLSVLASAKQFGIEHLLAVANPDSKQPVKDITGYLSITDYRTLLPIA
- a CDS encoding dUTP diphosphatase, with product MSANTTKLVVMLEMQNAMNTKVHEQWFNQGFEWYRAIWVECAEMLDHYGWKWWKKQTPDTEQVILELVDIFHFGLSLRIDGVKSYEQLATELEKELSEPQLAEDFKQTLEQLAASAVADKSFNAQAFAGCMQQIGMSIDDLYRGYVGKNTLNFFRQDHGYKDGSYIKVWNGQEDNEHLVEVVKSLDTEHADFAKQVYAGLQARYPA
- a CDS encoding fatty acid cis/trans isomerase, yielding MPFKKGFVLTCLLFLSGCVALAANHYETLFGPAQTQQREVVANTPHATQYLNDVKPIIEQRCVVCHGCYDAPCQLKLSSPEGIDRGLSKEPVYDGTRLLAQTPSRLLIDATSTQQWRDKGFTAVLNEHQQSADANLAASVMYRSLLLKQNAELPAQQVLGDEFDFSLDRTATCPSIEEFDSYAQKQPHAGMPYGLPALEQSEFAVLHDWLKSGAKMAQIAPPTLTELAQIEIWEAFLNQDNLKTRLSARYIYEHWYLANIYFNEANKSDSPSFFKLVRSKTPPGQAIEIIATRRPFDEPNVERVYYRFQHQRGTVLSKTHMPLAINPQKLARLKAQFIDADYVVSSLPGYAPEVASNPFKSFAQLPVKSKYQFMLDEAHLIISGFIKGPVCRGQIALNVINDHFWVAFVDPDKNSSPKISEFLLNHNDELALPAAEQSNALPLSSWAKYATRQHEYLNAKTKLANQVFADGSNLTTDLIWQGDGHNRNAALTVFRHFDSATVVKGFVGQPPKTMWLLDYALFERIHYLLVAGFDVYGNVGHQLITRLYMDFLRLEGEQNFINLLPQDERQKVKNHWYRKSHLSLSEFINRKTTLAAPTGMQFTTAEPKLELYTKFKQHLQPILSERYAYNLVSKPLAKLNALPSKAINLLPQVSFILVKHGEQHKAYTLIHHNAHYNISSLLNEEGQRAYDEDTATLVPGFIGDYPAAIWYLPNSEHVHSFVENMHSMQSEADYRALKQQFAIRRSHPQFWQYSDLLHEVAKQYKGIEYGVFDYNRLENR
- a CDS encoding SDR family oxidoreductase, coding for MTKHVVITGANRGIGLEFAKQYLAQGFEVTAVVRKPSAELEELSVNVIEGIDVSQGDDVARLASALSGTAIDVLINNAGIFENESLANMDFEAINAQLQINAVAPVRVTHALQTNLSNGSKVAMITSRMGSIADNGSGAYIGYRMSKAALNAAGVSLAHELKPKGVAVALLHPGFVQTQMVNFAGDISPQVAAERLIQRIEELNLGNTGSFWHSNGDILPW
- a CDS encoding VOC family protein, producing MAKVTSSPISAFCWAELCSSDWAGGKQFYTQLFDWQFDDQPIGEDCYYTMLKKQADDIAAMYQMMPEQKEANIPSHWLGYIAVNDVDAIADKAKGLGATVIHGPCDVMSAGRMVMISDPDGAFVAFWQANEHIGTQRVLEKNTPYWHELACRGNEKIGQFYSELLGWHIQVEKMEQMDYTLFCNEQGPVAGMLEMTEEWEGIPPHWMIYFAVADCDAMSEKAASLGGQVCVPPTDIPNIGRFAVITDPQGAVFSIMQSCNDDIDLDA